The following proteins are encoded in a genomic region of Bacillus sp. FJAT-22090:
- the fliR gene encoding flagellar biosynthetic protein FliR: protein MDELIPKLTVLLLIIARVSAFFVTLPLFSHRTIPATHRIAFAVVLSWMMYYTMDVAPFEINGDYIILIIKEVMVGLFIGLLAYIIMSAIQIAGGFIDFQMGFAIANVIDPQTGAQSPLIGQFLNTLALLLLLALNGHHLLLDGIFYSYQFIPMEMTLLAFGQENYAEFIMKTFAGVFAVAFQMSIPIVATLFLVDIALGITARTVPQLNIFVVGFPIKIGVSFLVLLVMMGVLMAVVQKMFEIMVIGMRDLMIILGGG from the coding sequence ATGGATGAACTTATACCTAAACTAACCGTATTATTACTTATAATAGCTCGTGTATCGGCATTTTTCGTCACTTTACCACTTTTTTCTCATCGGACAATTCCAGCTACACATCGTATTGCTTTTGCAGTGGTCCTTTCCTGGATGATGTACTATACAATGGATGTTGCACCATTTGAAATAAACGGGGATTACATAATATTAATAATCAAAGAAGTAATGGTTGGATTATTTATAGGCTTACTAGCTTATATCATCATGTCAGCTATTCAAATTGCCGGAGGGTTCATAGATTTTCAGATGGGATTTGCCATTGCAAATGTTATTGATCCACAGACAGGAGCCCAAAGTCCGTTGATTGGTCAGTTTTTGAATACTTTGGCTCTCTTATTATTACTAGCTTTAAATGGTCACCATTTGTTATTGGATGGTATTTTTTATAGTTATCAATTTATTCCCATGGAAATGACATTACTTGCTTTCGGGCAAGAGAACTATGCTGAATTCATTATGAAGACTTTTGCTGGTGTTTTTGCAGTAGCCTTTCAAATGTCAATACCAATCGTTGCAACATTGTTTTTAGTAGATATCGCTTTGGGGATAACGGCCCGAACAGTTCCTCAATTAAATATATTCGTTGTTGGATTTCCAATTAAAATTGGGGTAAGTTTTTTAGTTCTTCTCGTGATGATGGGTGTTCTTATGGCTGTTGTTCAAAAAATGTTTGAAATAATGGTAATTGGTATGCGAGATTTAATGATTATATTAGGTGGTGGCTAA
- the fliQ gene encoding flagellar biosynthesis protein FliQ, with translation MNNEMVISIAERAIWVILLTSGPLLLIALITGLAVSIFQATTQIQEQTLAFVPKIIAVLVGIVFFGPWMLSQVTTYAADIFENLIRYIG, from the coding sequence ATGAATAATGAAATGGTAATCTCTATTGCAGAACGCGCTATTTGGGTCATTCTTCTTACATCAGGTCCTCTTCTTTTGATTGCTTTAATCACTGGTCTGGCAGTAAGTATTTTTCAAGCAACTACACAAATTCAGGAGCAAACATTAGCTTTTGTTCCTAAAATTATTGCGGTCCTTGTGGGAATCGTTTTTTTTGGACCGTGGATGCTATCACAAGTAACTACATACGCTGCGGATATCTTTGAAAATTTAATAAGATATATAGGTTAG
- a CDS encoding MinD/ParA family protein — MRDQAEELRIKMLRTQNKLGRSIAVVSGKGGVGKSNFSMNFTTMLSSLGKKVVLIDMDIGMGNIHILLGKTVQTNLKDYLVGDASIDEVLFEGPNNLQYISGGSGLSGVMEWNEGMFTRLIEAFEFLQKNYDYIVFDMGAGATNQTLDLLVSVDDIIVISTAEPTSITDAYSMMKFIYYKDPDKNFFLLCNRAFSEEEGIDTVSRLKLAMSKFLSKEVVLLGSLPEDPVVRKAVKEQVPFSILYPEAEITKKLRMIVNRFSDFEEEEENIPRQSKFINRLKNIFSRRS; from the coding sequence ATGAGAGATCAAGCTGAGGAATTAAGAATTAAAATGCTTCGTACTCAAAATAAATTAGGTCGTTCTATTGCGGTAGTTAGTGGTAAAGGAGGAGTTGGAAAAAGTAATTTTTCTATGAACTTTACTACTATGTTAAGTTCTCTAGGTAAAAAAGTTGTATTAATCGATATGGATATAGGCATGGGTAATATTCATATTTTACTTGGAAAAACCGTGCAAACAAATTTGAAAGATTACTTAGTAGGTGACGCATCAATAGATGAAGTGTTATTCGAAGGACCAAATAATCTTCAATATATTTCAGGTGGCTCTGGTTTATCAGGCGTAATGGAATGGAATGAAGGTATGTTCACACGATTAATTGAGGCATTCGAGTTTTTACAAAAAAACTATGATTATATCGTATTTGATATGGGTGCGGGAGCGACCAATCAGACATTGGATTTGCTCGTATCAGTTGATGATATTATCGTCATTTCAACTGCAGAACCAACATCTATAACTGACGCTTACTCTATGATGAAGTTTATTTATTACAAGGATCCTGATAAGAACTTTTTTCTGCTTTGTAACAGAGCCTTCAGCGAAGAGGAAGGAATTGATACAGTTTCTCGACTGAAGTTAGCAATGTCTAAATTCTTATCAAAAGAAGTGGTTCTACTTGGTTCATTGCCTGAAGATCCCGTTGTTCGAAAAGCAGTAAAAGAGCAAGTGCCATTTTCTATACTCTATCCTGAAGCAGAAATTACTAAAAAGTTAAGAATGATTGTCAATCGGTTCTCTGATTTTGAAGAAGAGGAAGAAAATATTCCTAGACAAAGTAAATTCATCAATCGATTGAAAAATATCTTTTCGAGGAGGTCTTGA
- the flhF gene encoding flagellar biosynthesis protein FlhF: protein MKMKKYTATTMPEAMKLIRKELGEDAVILNSKVVYSKGFLGLFKKKSIEVLAGMDSYDAPIAPKENQSIQLFQASDATDEIKKDLEDLKHMVKSIQRSPLDENYPPEFGALIQHLEDQELADELITTVSDELFVHMKSNNEKLELAEQIKKTKKVLVSLLEQHPVGGISFHKKYINVLGPTGVGKTTTIAKMAARAVLEKKKKVGFITTDTYRIAAIEQLKTYAGLLQAPIEIVYSEKDLQDAMEKYEALDLVFIDTAGRNYKEIKFVEDLQKLINLEENTETFLVLSTTSKQKDMEVIIEQFMDFPIEKFIFTKLDETNSIGSIINLMVKYKKGLAYYTDGQEVPEDIVEANLNELLNLLLKGIRYERSS, encoded by the coding sequence GTGAAAATGAAAAAATATACGGCTACTACAATGCCTGAAGCAATGAAATTGATCCGAAAAGAACTTGGCGAAGATGCGGTCATTTTAAATTCTAAAGTTGTTTATTCTAAAGGGTTTCTAGGGCTCTTTAAAAAGAAATCGATTGAAGTTTTAGCGGGTATGGATTCTTATGATGCGCCTATTGCTCCAAAAGAAAATCAGTCCATTCAATTATTTCAAGCTAGCGATGCTACAGATGAAATTAAAAAAGATTTAGAAGACTTAAAGCATATGGTGAAATCAATTCAACGTTCTCCATTAGATGAAAATTATCCACCTGAGTTTGGAGCTCTTATTCAGCATTTAGAGGATCAAGAGTTAGCAGATGAGCTTATCACAACAGTTAGTGATGAGCTTTTTGTGCATATGAAAAGTAATAATGAAAAACTGGAGCTAGCTGAGCAAATCAAGAAAACGAAGAAAGTTCTTGTTTCTCTTTTAGAACAGCATCCTGTTGGTGGAATATCTTTTCATAAAAAATACATTAATGTTTTAGGTCCAACTGGGGTAGGAAAAACAACAACAATTGCAAAAATGGCTGCTCGTGCTGTATTAGAAAAAAAGAAAAAAGTTGGCTTTATTACAACAGATACATATAGAATAGCTGCAATTGAGCAGCTAAAAACTTATGCAGGGCTTTTGCAAGCTCCAATTGAAATTGTTTATAGTGAGAAAGACTTACAAGATGCAATGGAAAAGTATGAAGCTTTGGATCTTGTATTTATTGATACTGCAGGTCGCAACTATAAAGAAATAAAGTTTGTGGAAGATTTGCAGAAGTTAATTAATCTAGAAGAAAATACAGAAACCTTCCTAGTGTTGTCTACAACTTCTAAACAAAAGGACATGGAAGTCATTATTGAACAATTTATGGATTTTCCGATTGAAAAATTTATTTTCACGAAGCTAGACGAAACAAATTCTATTGGCTCTATCATTAATTTAATGGTTAAATATAAGAAGGGACTTGCTTACTATACAGATGGGCAAGAAGTCCCCGAGGATATTGTTGAGGCTAATCTAAATGAATTACTCAATTTGCTTTTAAAGGGGATTCGTTATGAGAGATCAAGCTGA
- the fliP gene encoding flagellar type III secretion system pore protein FliP (The bacterial flagellar biogenesis protein FliP forms a type III secretion system (T3SS)-type pore required for flagellar assembly.), which translates to MNDFVQFFSDSDPSNVSTSIKLMLLLTVLSLAPSILILMTSFARIVIILSFVRTALATQQMPPNQVIVGLALFLTFFIMAPTFQEVNEKALTPLFNEDITLEEAYESASVPFKEFMSKHTRQKDLELFLRYTEAERPESINDIPLTIMVPAFALSEIKTAFQIGFMIFIPFLVIDMIVASVLMSMGMMMLPPVMISLPFKILLFVLVDGWYLVMKSILQSF; encoded by the coding sequence ATGAATGATTTCGTCCAGTTTTTTTCGGACAGTGATCCATCGAATGTCTCCACTTCAATCAAATTAATGCTATTACTAACGGTTTTATCTTTGGCTCCAAGTATTTTAATACTCATGACTTCCTTTGCTAGAATCGTTATTATTTTATCATTTGTACGGACGGCGCTTGCTACACAGCAAATGCCTCCCAATCAAGTCATTGTAGGTTTAGCTCTCTTTTTAACTTTTTTCATTATGGCTCCTACTTTTCAGGAAGTGAATGAAAAAGCGCTTACTCCTCTTTTTAATGAAGATATTACATTAGAGGAAGCTTACGAGAGTGCTAGTGTTCCATTTAAAGAATTTATGAGTAAGCATACGAGACAAAAAGATTTAGAGCTGTTTTTGAGATATACTGAGGCGGAACGACCAGAGTCTATAAATGATATACCTTTAACGATTATGGTTCCTGCTTTTGCATTAAGTGAAATCAAAACGGCATTTCAAATTGGTTTTATGATATTTATACCTTTTCTAGTAATAGATATGATTGTTGCTAGTGTTTTAATGTCAATGGGTATGATGATGCTACCACCAGTAATGATTTCATTACCATTTAAAATATTATTGTTTGTTTTAGTGGATGGTTGGTATTTAGTCATGAAATCCATTTTACAAAGTTTTTAG
- the flhB gene encoding flagellar biosynthesis protein FlhB codes for MRLDLQFFAGEKTEKATPKKRQDSRKKGQVLKSADVTSAIVLLAVFIFLFFSAGFLRTEIFSFFNVTFTKYMLIETLTIETAVEIYKDLLIEMAIILLPIMGVAVVAAIAANFFQFGLLFTTEPLKFDLKKIDPIQGLKRIFSLKAIIELLKSLLKISFIGSVTTLIIWMNLEQVLSLSFKTPWDTLSTIGWLTGMMGIAASSVLLFISVLDFFYQRYDYEKNLKMSKQDIKDEHKNSDGDPIIKSRIRQRQREMAMRRMMQEVPSADVVITNPTHFAIALKYDDDSMDAPIVVAKGADFVAQKIKLIARENDVVMVENRPLARAMYDQVEIGQRIPDEFFKAVAEVLAYVYRIKQKI; via the coding sequence ATGCGATTAGATTTACAGTTTTTCGCTGGAGAAAAGACAGAAAAAGCGACACCTAAGAAGCGTCAAGATTCTCGTAAAAAGGGACAAGTTTTAAAGAGTGCGGATGTAACAAGTGCTATTGTTTTACTTGCAGTTTTTATCTTTTTGTTTTTTAGTGCAGGATTTTTGAGGACAGAAATATTTTCTTTTTTCAATGTAACATTCACTAAATACATGTTGATTGAAACTTTAACAATTGAAACAGCTGTCGAGATATATAAAGATTTACTTATAGAAATGGCAATAATTTTGCTACCCATTATGGGCGTTGCTGTTGTTGCTGCTATAGCGGCTAACTTTTTTCAATTTGGTTTATTATTTACAACTGAACCATTAAAGTTTGATTTGAAAAAGATTGATCCTATCCAAGGATTAAAAAGAATATTTTCATTAAAAGCAATTATAGAGCTATTAAAATCTTTATTAAAAATTTCTTTCATCGGTTCGGTTACGACTCTCATCATATGGATGAACTTAGAACAAGTGTTATCTTTATCATTTAAAACACCATGGGATACACTTTCCACAATAGGTTGGTTAACTGGGATGATGGGAATTGCTGCTTCGTCTGTCCTATTATTTATTTCTGTTCTAGATTTCTTTTATCAGCGTTATGATTATGAAAAAAATCTAAAAATGTCGAAACAAGACATTAAAGATGAACATAAAAACTCTGACGGAGATCCTATTATTAAATCAAGGATCAGACAGCGCCAAAGGGAGATGGCTATGCGTCGAATGATGCAAGAAGTTCCTTCCGCAGATGTAGTTATTACAAATCCAACCCATTTTGCCATTGCTTTAAAGTACGATGATGATTCAATGGATGCTCCGATCGTTGTGGCAAAGGGTGCTGATTTTGTAGCACAAAAAATAAAGCTTATCGCAAGGGAAAATGATGTAGTAATGGTAGAGAACCGTCCACTTGCTAGAGCTATGTATGATCAAGTGGAAATAGGGCAACGGATTCCAGATGAGTTTTTTAAAGCAGTTGCAGAAGTATTAGCCTATGTATATCGTATTAAACAAAAAATTTAG
- the flhA gene encoding flagellar biosynthesis protein FlhA, with the protein MQIRDISVLAAVISIVAMLVIPLPHWLISFLIIINITIALLILMTAMNMQEALQFSVFPTVLLLVTLFRLALNVSTTRAILAEGDAGKVVETFGTFVTGGNMLVGLVVFAILVIINFIVITKGSERVSEVAARFTLDAMPGKQMSIDADLNAGMISEKEARERREKVSGEADFYGAMDGATKFVKGDAIAGIIIVLINLIFGIIIGVVQLGLPFAEAAVLFSTLTVGDGLVSQIPALLISTATGIVVTRAASKGNLGGDITEQLFNQPKLLYVAAATIALLGIVTPIGIILTFPVSIALAIGAFMMSKASKEDPNEIEEFEEEITTDNMKSPENVINLLNVDPIEFEFGYGLIPLVDAAQGGDLLDRVVMIRRQLALELGIVIPVVRIRDNIQLQPNEYRIKIKGNEMARGELLLDHYLAMSPGDDDSIEGIDTIEPSFGLPAKWITESVKEEAEILGYTVVDPPSVVSTHMTEIIRNNAHDLLGRQETKQLIDHIRETYPILVDELTPTPLTVGEIQKVLGNLLREHVSVRNLPIIFETLADYSKMTSDVDILTEYTRQSLAKQITSQYAGNSNVLKVLTVSGRVEKIVADSIQQTEHGNYLSIDPNDSQAILESMAREIERASLMEQSPIILCSPAVRMYLRQMTERYFPQIPILSYNELESSIEVQSVGVVNIE; encoded by the coding sequence ATGCAAATCCGCGATATATCCGTTTTAGCAGCTGTAATTTCAATTGTGGCTATGCTAGTAATACCTCTTCCTCATTGGTTGATAAGTTTTCTGATAATAATCAATATTACAATAGCGTTATTGATATTAATGACTGCTATGAATATGCAAGAGGCTTTACAGTTTTCCGTTTTCCCTACTGTTTTATTACTTGTAACCTTATTTAGACTTGCACTGAACGTCTCCACTACGAGAGCAATTTTAGCAGAAGGAGACGCTGGTAAAGTAGTTGAAACTTTCGGTACATTCGTAACCGGTGGGAATATGTTAGTAGGTCTAGTGGTCTTTGCTATTTTAGTAATTATAAATTTTATTGTCATTACTAAAGGGTCTGAGCGTGTTTCAGAAGTTGCTGCACGTTTTACACTTGATGCAATGCCAGGTAAACAAATGAGCATTGATGCAGATTTAAATGCTGGGATGATTTCTGAAAAAGAAGCAAGAGAAAGACGTGAAAAGGTTAGTGGAGAAGCAGACTTTTACGGAGCGATGGACGGTGCTACGAAATTCGTAAAAGGGGATGCGATAGCAGGAATAATTATTGTTCTGATTAATCTTATATTTGGTATTATCATTGGTGTTGTTCAATTAGGACTACCTTTTGCAGAAGCTGCAGTTCTTTTTTCTACATTAACTGTAGGTGATGGTCTAGTATCTCAAATTCCTGCTCTGCTAATTTCTACAGCAACTGGTATTGTAGTTACAAGAGCGGCATCTAAAGGGAATCTTGGTGGAGACATTACCGAACAATTATTCAATCAGCCTAAACTTCTTTATGTTGCAGCAGCAACTATTGCACTTCTTGGGATAGTAACACCAATTGGAATCATATTAACATTCCCTGTTTCAATCGCACTTGCAATTGGCGCATTTATGATGAGCAAAGCAAGTAAAGAAGATCCAAATGAAATAGAAGAATTTGAAGAAGAAATTACAACGGATAATATGAAAAGTCCTGAAAATGTTATTAATCTCCTAAACGTTGACCCAATCGAGTTTGAATTTGGATATGGTCTTATTCCTTTAGTGGATGCAGCCCAAGGGGGAGATTTACTGGATCGTGTTGTAATGATTAGAAGACAACTTGCTTTAGAGCTAGGTATTGTCATTCCTGTTGTTCGCATTAGAGATAATATCCAGTTACAGCCAAATGAATATCGTATTAAAATTAAAGGAAATGAAATGGCTAGAGGCGAACTATTACTTGATCACTATTTGGCTATGAGTCCTGGAGATGATGATTCAATTGAAGGGATAGATACAATTGAGCCTTCCTTTGGGTTACCAGCTAAATGGATTACGGAATCTGTAAAAGAAGAAGCCGAAATTCTAGGCTATACAGTTGTAGATCCACCAAGTGTTGTTTCTACGCATATGACTGAGATAATTCGTAATAATGCACATGATTTACTAGGCCGTCAAGAAACGAAACAACTAATTGATCATATTCGTGAAACATATCCAATTCTTGTGGATGAATTAACTCCGACACCTCTTACTGTTGGGGAAATTCAAAAAGTTTTGGGTAATTTACTACGAGAGCATGTCTCTGTTCGAAATTTACCTATTATTTTTGAAACATTGGCCGATTATTCAAAAATGACATCAGATGTCGATATATTAACCGAATATACTAGACAGTCTCTAGCGAAACAAATTACATCTCAGTATGCAGGTAATAGCAATGTATTAAAAGTATTAACTGTTTCAGGTAGAGTAGAAAAAATTGTTGCCGATAGCATTCAACAAACAGAGCATGGAAATTATTTATCTATCGATCCAAACGATTCACAAGCTATTTTAGAATCTATGGCAAGAGAGATAGAACGCGCGTCATTGATGGAGCAATCACCAATTATTTTGTGTTCTCCTGCAGTTCGAATGTACTTACGTCAAATGACGGAACGATATTTCCCTCAAATTCCGATTCTATCTTACAATGAACTAGAATCGTCCATTGAGGTACAAAGTGTTGGGGTGGTGAATATAGAGTGA